CAATTATGACGGATGACAAATGGATTGTCATGAATATTAACTTGCTAGATTTTTCTTTTGtacagttttttaaattaataattatatataatattcataaattttcaattttgaggagttaacatttaatactttgtagattatcatattttgtgatgtaggtatagttttaaattcattcatcttattaatttactgtatgcaactaaatacataaataggtaatacgTTACTCAAACCTAATCtaacattataaacaaaaataaatacgtgCGTAACTTGTATGATAACGTATTACCATCTTgatagaaaaaatacaaaataaaacgggcatatcataaaaataatgaaattaaatctaatataggtaggtactagtgAAATATGTACTTAActaaagattttattaaaattcatcataattaatattaatacattttaggaTTACACATGTTGAGAAATAAGGTTTACCCAATAATCAATAatcgtgataaaatattattacccggtaaattttacgatattattaataccattTGTCCTCAATTTTTTTCGAGGTTTATACTATctctgatttttgaaaattatttacatctatgaattatgtaaaacaacaatttaacaaGATGTATcgtacaataaaaattgttgtacaTTACTCATGCATGGTAGGCCCAAATGGTTGAGGTAGGTAACacatatatctttataatattgtgaacatAAAATTAGGTCAATGGTCATTGcattttttattcagttttactaattttaagtaTGTGCAATCGCTATAATGAGcagcaacaaattaaaaatgaaattcgGTGTTTTTCATACTTGCAGGTGTacattaaaatctaaaacaaaataatataatatatcataatactataggtagttGTACATTATTTAACTTTCGCTggaatttagaaattattaaattcctattatattttcattattttctatgCACTGAAGACGGAATCATTAAAATTGTCTGAGTTTACtgacgattgtataatattggaaCAATTCACAAGGGaaagtattttagatttaatataatatgatggttctaatacacattttttcatGTCTAAGTGTAACCGtcatctattataaatatttttttcattttttttattgatcatgtattaataaaatgttacacaACAAATTGTATATCCCAAgaaaaatacgtaatatttacaaatgggtaaaaaaaaaatgttgaaatcggTAGGTCGGAtatacattacaattattagacgaaacaaatattatgcaacGGTTCACATTGATTaatcatttgtataataataggtgttaattttgaatattaaaatacatttttatacttaataatattatgttagttattacttattatcgaTTAATCTACATTATTCAAAActcaaatatacatatttaaatataaaacaaagtaactctatacaatttgtataaaatactaaaatccaaacaaattgatttataataataaatttaagtaaatgtatgattttaagttatatagcTAAGCTAAGTATAGTAAGTTCAAAATATctagatattagatattaggtattatgatatagattctatattatagaatatcatcTAGATTCAgtatgcatttaatttaaaatataaacataaatataaattgtataagtaacttaattttaaaattaaataaaaattgatttaattattaagtaagtaataggtatattataatatatagtacatacatattatatattatattatattataatgtattgtaactATAGTACTATTTATTAAGTGTctctcaattttaaatttccaaccatcgataaatatattatataatatgtaacaattattaattaatttgtaatttacttttaaaagatattaaagctataacaaaacaaaatatgaattaaaatgtaaaaattactaaCAGAAAGATAATTAAGAGGATAATTAATTGGTGTTATTTATGGCCCACGTGCAACATAGACAACACATATTCACTTAAAATATgtctttttatacttttaaataatctaagagtaaaattacctattagaaaaatgataaagaattatatttttcagggTGTGAAAGTCTGAGTGTATGACTATTGTCTGATGTCTcaacataatatggtataaatgttttactgtaattatagtatctatatctttactttattttttttttaatcctaagATCACgtgaattactatattattatcaatgtgaaaatatataatttggttttcatatacataatacctacatatattatagatttataaacctatttaagattattatagacatatagttCAATATCAaaggttatatattatcaaaatacaaTCTAATAAAGTAACATTTTATGTTGAAGAttgtatttagataaaaatatatatatatatatttattaacagtatgttaaatgtattgttaaattatgGTAATtccgttataatatttatataaatacaataatatgtaaaataagtacaaatattatttgcaatttGCTTGTGCCTTTTAattttgattgatattataGAGCAATATCAGATACTGTAAAtgcatacataattaaaatgtaaaactcaGAACcaatgacaaaatgtattatatcttgtacttttaataatatacatgtgctGTGTGTTatacaaagtacctataataatattatacgactaacatattattcataatttgtttttgaaattcatacacaattattaatcGATTTAACTTAGGGGTATGTGGAAttcataatcaataaataattaaaataataataaataataatgcattagttattttattggcacacgtataaatgtttaattagtacatatatattataatatattaccaaacataagttttacaatataatatgtgatttcacTGATTGGCTTAAACTTAAATATgagtgattaaatattatataattcattgcCTAAATACATAAAGCTTCTAACAGCCAAGTGCACTCTATGTTAAAGCGATTAGCGAACACACTGCAAATTTTAAAGGTTACAAACATTTCAAATTGTTTCGCGAAAGtaaccatcatattatataatttaaaaatttttgataaattgaaAACGAGAAAATACAAATTGAAGTATTTCTAAAAGCACACTGAAAAGTGAAAACCTGCCACCTGAAGTATGCGAAAATATTACcgaaaataaatacctaccctatttaatacaaatatgtactggaatacaaaataataaatatactataataataccaataaataatataatatactgtcgtGTAATCAGGTTAACgataagactatattatatactgcactATCATGTGCGATTTCAAAGCAATGATTCTGAGGTTGCTAAATAAGCAACTTCAGGTTATTGCCTAGGTGTTGATGTTGATTAAGACTTGTAGACGACCGATTCTTTCAATGGGGTAGGTGTGGTGGAAATTAAAACTCCATTCGAAGATTGGTTTGTTGCTGACTTTGAGACGCGTGCAGGCTGTTCGGTGACGATGACCTGTCCGCTGGGCACGGCGTTGTAGTACTGTTGTGTTTGATACTGTTGTGGATTGGTGGCATACTGGAATTTCGGTTGGACGGCAGCGACTGTTTGGGATTTGCTCTGCATGGCCGGGTACTGGACCACGTACGAGTAATTTATTGGATTAGTGGCAGTGGCGGCGTTCTGTTGTCTGTATACTTGTTGATCTGGGGCTGTGAATCGCTGTTTGTATTCATGTGGTACATGAGCTGGGCCCACGAACTGCTGGTTAAATTCTTTTTGAGCTTGGATAAGTGAGGCCAATTGTTGTTTGGACTCCAGTTGGGACTGTGCAAGGTTGGCGAACTGTTGTTTGTACTCTAGTTGATCCTGAGTTGGGGTGGTGAACTGTTGTTTAAGTTCTCGTTGAGCCTCATAAAGAGCAGCAAACTGTTGTTTGTACTCTTTTTGAGCTCGTGCAAGGGCGGGAAACTCTTGCTTATATTCGTTTTGGGCCTTCGCAAGCACGGCGAACTGTTGTTTCAATTCATGTTGAGCCTCAATTGGTGCAGCGAACTGTTGTTTAAGTTCTTGTTGAGTCTGACTTATAGCGGCGAACTGTTTTTTGTACTCAAGTTGCGCTTGTTCAAGAGCAGCGACCTGTTTTTTGTACTCTACTTGAGCTTGATCGAGGGAAGGTAAATGTTGATTTCTGTAGTCTTGTTGATGACTGTACTCATGTTGAGCATGAGCAGCGTCGGCGCCAAAGATATCTTGTTGAGTTTGAGTGGGGGTGGTGAATTGTTGTTTGAAGTCTGGTTGAATCTGTGATGGGGTGGCCGCGGGGATGACTACCGGTAAGGACGTCGAGTACGATTCCTTGGTAATGAATTGAGGTTCGGCTGACTGTTGAGTGGCTGGCACGTAGTACTGTTGGCCATCTTGATTGCCACGGTAAGAGTTTGGCGTACCAGTTGAGTACTGCACACCAGTGTTTCCGAAAGCTGTCTGGTATGATTGAGCTAGATTTTGTTGTTGCACAGCATCTTGGTAAGACTTTGATTGTTCCAAGTTTGAAAACGATAGTTTGTCAGATTGACTTTCGATGTCTTCGAATTTGGTCCGTGCCTGTTGGACACCTCCCAGTGACGCCTGGAAGGATCCCTGTGACAAGGTGGATGGCAAGTATTGTGACGGTAAACCAGCGTTGAATTGTTGCTGTTGTTGACACAAGCTCATACCGACTAAAGCGAGCACAACAATCCCGACGGAGAACATCTGTTGGTTTAaagaaatataagtattattgaaCGTAAAAATTATAGGAAAATCTGTACACTTACCTCGTATGCcattgttttattgtttgtataagtCTCCTGTCTATATGACCATGTAGTATATGTATGTTCTGTGAAGCTCTACCGAAGTCGACTGATACATTTTACGAACACCAATAAGGTTTAAATATGTTCGTACTTCACGGTAATATCACGGTGAGTCCAATCGGTGGGACCTAATCGATAATTAACAGTTTTTGTTAATGAGATAGCTTCatgtatattgataatatatggggatatacttaataatatattgatattgtaacaTCGAATTTGCGGACAGCGcgattttgatttataatatttttttgttttataacctCGTTTGCTAGGAACAGTAGCACTTTCTGCTTAATCacaaacgaaataatttaataataatgatgtactGATTGAATTCTGTGACTTGtatgaattgtttttctttggtgtgtttttaagaatatttaatgttattaaagatAGTgtccaatataaatattatattttattgtttcgtGTTTTCTTCTATTATTTTCTAAGATTCttgttaaacatatattttagattttatttaatatttggttagttttaaatatttaataacaaaaataaaagtaagttacttttgaaataatcatcacactttaaaatataaacaaaaaatatttagattaatatatacgtatttaatataatttctcataaatataatatattttgattttaatttggtaCGTAactaattctataataatattttacaaagtatttttatacttaatataattttctttaatattcattgtaccttttgaatcaatataatacctaattatgtgTTTCGATGTGTAgacttttcataatattacatttattataaatacagttgatgaacattttataaaactagttttaaagtatatttaattttaatgtatattcaat
This portion of the Acyrthosiphon pisum isolate AL4f chromosome A1, pea_aphid_22Mar2018_4r6ur, whole genome shotgun sequence genome encodes:
- the LOC103309453 gene encoding uncharacterized protein LOC103309453, producing the protein MSLCQQQQQFNAGLPSQYLPSTLSQGSFQASLGGVQQARTKFEDIESQSDKLSFSNLEQSKSYQDAVQQQNLAQSYQTAFGNTGVQYSTGTPNSYRGNQDGQQYYVPATQQSAEPQFITKESYSTSLPVVIPAATPSQIQPDFKQQFTTPTQTQQDIFGADAAHAQHEYSHQQDYRNQHLPSLDQAQVEYKKQVAALEQAQLEYKKQFAAISQTQQELKQQFAAPIEAQHELKQQFAVLAKAQNEYKQEFPALARAQKEYKQQFAALYEAQRELKQQFTTPTQDQLEYKQQFANLAQSQLESKQQLASLIQAQKEFNQQFVGPAHVPHEYKQRFTAPDQQVYRQQNAATATNPINYSYVVQYPAMQSKSQTVAAVQPKFQYATNPQQYQTQQYYNAVPSGQVIVTEQPARVSKSATNQSSNGVLISTTPTPLKESVVYKS